In the genome of Aspergillus luchuensis IFO 4308 DNA, chromosome 2, nearly complete sequence, one region contains:
- a CDS encoding Rer1 family protein (BUSCO:EOG09265ANI;~COG:U;~EggNog:ENOG410PM5F;~InterPro:IPR004932;~PFAM:PF03248;~TransMembrane:4 (i37-56o62-79i123-141o147-165i);~go_component: GO:0016021 - integral component of membrane [Evidence IEA]), producing MDVPEPEQTPFTAVTAQTSKLARQYQTYLDASTPFTAYRWTGTVVLLLIFFLRIVLAQGWYIVAYTLGIYLLNLFLLFLQPKFDPSLTQDEGLEDGDAAAPSLPMKQDDEFRPFIRRLPEFKFWHSATRAIAIGFVCSWFAVFDIPVFWPVLVVYWIILFVLTMRRQIQHMIKYRYVPFSFGKTRYGRS from the exons ATGGACGTTCCTGAGCCTGAGCAGACGCCTTTCACGGCCGTGACGGCGCAAACCTCGAAGCTGGCTAGG CAATACCAAACCTACCTCGACGCCTCCACCCCATTCACAGCCTACCGCTGGACCGGCAccgtcgtcctcctcctcatcttcttcctgagAATCGTCCTCGCCCAGGGATGGTACATCGTAGCCTACACCCTCGGCATCTACCTgctcaacctcttcctcctcttcctgcaacCCAAGTTCGACCCATCCCTGACGCAGGATGAGGGTCTGGAAGACGGCGACGCCGCCGCTCCCAGCCTGCCCATGAAGCAAGACGACGAGTTCCGTCCTTTCATCCGCCGTCTCCCCGAATTCAAGTTCTGGCACTCGGCCACTCGCGCCATTGCTATCGGCTTCGTGTGCTCGTGGTTCGCCGTCTTCGATATCCCGGTGTTCTGGCCTGTCTTGGTGGTTTACTGGATTATTCTGTTTGTGTTGACCA TGCGCCGCCAGATCCAGCACATGATCAAGTACCGCTATGTGCCGTTCTCGTTCGGTAAGACGCGGTACGGTCGGTCATAA
- the echA gene encoding enoyl-CoA hydratase echA (COG:I;~EggNog:ENOG410PHEJ;~InterPro:IPR029045,IPR001753,IPR014748,IPR018376;~PFAM:PF16113,PF00378;~go_function: GO:0003824 - catalytic activity [Evidence IEA]) yields MFSRQCSRLVSSRTAIPLTSFLARGRPFSATATSAYEHILTSTPKPGVGLITLNRPKALNALSSPLFEELNDALTTYDTDKDIGAIVITGSEKAFAAGADIKEMAPLTFSSAYSNNFIAPWSHLANAIRKPVIAAVSGYALGGGCELALMCDIIYCTSTATFGQPEIKLGVIPGAGGSQRLTKAVGKSKAMELILTGKNFSGKEAGEWGVAARVVEGGKDEVVNVAVETAETIAGYSRVAVVAGKEVVNKGYEVGLREGVEFERRLFHGLFGSRDQKIGMTAFAEKKKPEWSNE; encoded by the exons ATGTTCTCCCGCCAGTGCTCCCGTCTCGTCTCCTCCCGCACCGCCATCCCTCTGACTTCCTTTCTTGCCCGCGGCCGTCCGTTCTCCGCAACTGCAACCTCGGCATACGAGCACATTCTCACCTCGACTCCCAAGCCGGGAGTAGGACTGA TCACCCTCAACCGCCCCAAAGCCCTCAATGCGCTCTCCAGCCCACTCTTCGAAGAACTCAACGATGCCCTAACCACCTACGACACGGACAAAGACATCGGCGCAATCGTCATCACCGGCAGTGAGAAGGCCTTCGCAG CCGGCGCCGACATCAAAGAAATGGCCCCCCTAACATTCTCCTCCGCATACAGCAACAATTTCATTGCCCCATGGTCGCACCTCGCCAACGCAATCCGCAAGCCCGTCATCGCTGCCGTCTCCGGCTACGCCCTGGGCGGCGGATGCGAACTCGCCCTCATGTGCGACATCATCTACTGCACGTCGACCGCGACCTTCGGACAGCCTGAGATCAAGTTGGGGGTTATCCCTGGAGCGGGCGGGTCGCAGCGGCTCACCAAGGCCGTGGGGAAGAGTAAGGCCATGGAGTTGATTCTGACGGGGAAGAACTTCAGTGGAAAGGAGGCGGGTGAGTGGGGGGTTGCGGCGAgagtggtggaggggggtaaggatgaggtggtgaaTGTTGCGGTTGAGACGGCGGAGACGATTGCGGGTTATTCGAGGgttgcggtggtggcgggTAAGGAGGTGGTGAATAAGGGATATGAGGttgggttgagggagggggtggagtttGAGAGGAGGTTGTTTCATGGGTTGTTTGGGAGTAGGGATCAGAAGATTG GCATGACGGCgtttgcggagaagaagaagccggagTGGTCGAATGAGTAA
- a CDS encoding putative MFS alpha-glucoside transporter (COG:G;~EggNog:ENOG410PJ5K;~InterPro:IPR005829,IPR005828,IPR003663,IPR036259, IPR020846;~PFAM:PF00083,PF07690;~TransMembrane:8 (i138-157o163-185i197-216o236-257i384-405o417-439i459-476o482-503i);~go_component: GO:0016020 - membrane [Evidence IEA];~go_component: GO:0016021 - integral component of membrane [Evidence IEA];~go_function: GO:0022857 - transmembrane transporter activity [Evidence IEA];~go_process: GO:0055085 - transmembrane transport [Evidence IEA]) → MASPKVPDAIAPAEQPPSPSTDRQDSMASAAKIIQNAKAATDKEQKMTLLQGVKLYPKAVAWSILISTCIVMEGYDISLVNNFYAFPQFNRKYGELSADGTYQVPARWQSGLSNGAYVGEIIGLFINGWASERFGYRYTIMACLVLITAWTAIFFTAPNVQALLAAEILAGIPWGVFQTLTVTYASEVCPVALRGYLTTYVNFCWGLGQLIGIGVIKGMINRDDQWAYRIPYGLQWMWPLPLFIGISLAPESPWWLVRKGKIQQAKKALLRLTSVKRETNFDADETISMMVHTTSLENKITTGASYLDCFKGTDLRRTEIVCMVWAIQNLSGNSFSNYSTYFLEQAGLSTDNAYAFAMGQYGINMVGVFGAWFLMSIGLGRRTLYLYGLCGLCVMLFVMGFLGLVPKEHKSQAALATGSMMIVWALFYQLTVGTVAYSLVAELSTRRLQIKTVVLGRNLYNIVAIVCGVLTPYMLNPGAWNWGNYAGFFWGGICFLCIVYTFFRVPEPNGRSFAELDLLFERGVSARKFAQTQVDVFDETMEHGTVDHYQTEKTVAADVAAVGKENSNSNSNPTSASPQ, encoded by the exons ATGGCTTCCCCCAAGGTTCCGGATGCCATTGCCCCGGCAGAGCAGCCGCCGTCGCCCTCCACCGATCGCCAGGATTCCATGGCTTCCGCAGCCAAGATCATCCAGAATGCCAAAGCGGCCACGGacaaggagcagaagatgacCCTGCTCCAGGGTGTCAAGCTCTATCCCAAGGCGGTTGCCTGGAGTATCCTTATCTCCACCTGCATCGTCATGGAAGGCTACGATATCAGTCTTGTCAACAACTTCTACGCTTTCCCTCAATTCAACCGAAAATACGGCGAGTTGTCGGCGGATGGAACATATCAGGTGCCAGCACGG TGGCAATCGGGTTTGAGTAACGGTGCCTACGTCGGAGAAATTATCGGCCTCTTCATCAATGGCTGGGCCTCGGAACGCTTCGGATATCGTTATACTATCATGGCTTGTCTCGTTTTGATCACGGCGTGGactgccatcttcttcaccgccCCGAACGTCCAGGCGCTGCTGGCTGCGGAAATTCTGGCCGGTATTCCCTGGGGAGTGTTTCAGACATTGACCGTCACTTATGCGTCGGAGGTGTGTCCGGTGGCGCTGCGTGGATACCTCACGACCTATGTCAATTTCTGCTGGGGATTGGGACAACTGATCGGTATCGGTGTGATCAAGGGTATGATCAATCGGGATGACCAATGGGCGTACCGGATTCCATATGGACTGCAGTGGATGTGGCCATTGCCCCTCTTCATCGGGATTTCTCTCGCACCAGAATCCCCATGGTGGTTGGTCCGGAAGGGCAAGATCCAACAAGCCAAGAAAGCCCTGCTGCGATTGACGAGCGTGAAGCGAGAGACCAACTTCGACGCCGACGAGACCATCTCGATGATGGTTCATACCACATCCCTGGAGAACAAGATCACCACCGGGGCCAGCTACCTGGACTGCTTCAAAGGCACCGACCTGCGCCGGACCGAGATTGTCTGCATGGTGTGGGCGATTCAAAACCTGAGCGGCAACTCTTTCTCCAACTACTCGACCTACTTTCTTGAACAGGCAGGCCTGAGCACCGACAATGCCTATGCATTCGCCATGGGCCAGTACGGAATCAACATGGTCGGCGTCTTCGGAGCCTGGTTCCTCATGTCCATCGGCCTGGGCCGGAGAACACTCTACCTGTACGGCCTCTGCGGGCTGTGCGTCATGTTGTTTGTCATGGGATTCCTTGGCCTAGTACCCAAGGAGCACAAAAGCCAGGCCGCCCTGGCAACCGGCTCCATGATGATTGTATGGGCGCTCTTCTACCAGTTGACCGTCGGCACGGTCGCCTACTCCCTTGTCGCCGAGCTCTCCACCCGCCGCCTTCAGATCAAGACGGTCGTGCTCGGCCGCAACCTGTACAACATTGTCGCCATTGTCTGCGGTGTCCTGACCCCGTACATGCTGAACCCCGGCGCATGGAACTGGGGCAACTATGCCGGCTTCTTCTGGGGCGGTATCTGCTTTCTTTGCATCGTGTACACGTTCTTCCGGGTCCCGGAGCCTAACGGACGGTCGTTCGCCGAACTCGACCTCCTCTTCGAGCGGGGGGTCAGTGCGCGCAAGTTCGCCCAGACCCAGGTCGATGTGTTTGACGAGACCATGGAGCATGGGACGGTCGATCACTATCAGACGGAGAAGACAGTGGCGGCCGATGTGGCGGCCGTTGGGAAGGAGAATTCGAACTCGAATTCGAATCCGACTTCAGCTTCACCGCAATGA
- the CAP2_2 gene encoding glycosyltransferase family 90 protein (COG:S;~EggNog:ENOG410PMBN;~InterPro:IPR006598;~TransMembrane:10 (n13-26c34/35o44-65i77-95o101-119i131-153o159-180i200-221o227-244i251-270o276-292i304-325o)), whose translation MFTINPFVQVDKAVVMVSLALLTQLLSHHSFTQCAEIGSEMVAWATLPILFRLSSIYHQFSIYTINQDPNQARAGSLLSTHLWLISVGVCIYSWFKSEIGVLQSFPILFPVLLISGKMFKFRTHSSIGRSSFSFLTETLHGPCIISLLGTFSLASSANLVEWGLSLIPLACVLGISILILSQHGLDLPGCINVELTSFHLTARILPMLAATVVAEIIIFGYSWGHPLSILASGAFKALAYFFTIQTIYHSSWSAAILIEIFSTLSANSPVSQSSDLRAFLNVVTSLLVLAQLTQVLPGYLKGRWIVWIFGLVAIIPYIANIWTIYAINNTIVEDHPIAALMDKARLDFEETLHKQSRTYAAACDEYRLRYKIEPPPGFKDWFLYASAHQSPIIDDYDAIYDSILPLLKLSGKEINDDIVNVRNLPGNELWTCTFSGSSRKTKCSHDFRVLDRDIQHTFDTLLENIPATLPDVTFLVNHLDEPRVIPPPPNNIHTSPSLKDQSRQSTWDTISAPCAYQPNSTQTQDHQPPAQPPNLPFITDPNQAKNLCLHPEYSTKHGIFLSPTSFRPITGLLPILSTGSLSTMADILYPSPAYLAPDFQYTPEKDIPWHQKQNTLYWAGSTTGAFATGTNDWHNFHRQRFVSLVTNPDHHHNSYSYLHQTPTSISTQKSTFLNTRLYTISFTRIFNCSPASCRAQRRFFHPHTWADKDQGLQSKLVFDLDGNGISGRFYSLLASNSAPLKQTLFREWHDERLWPWVHYIPVSLGMEEVPEVVRYFTSSREGRERAEEIAKNGKEWFGRAFREVDLGVWVWRVLLEVGRVGDPGRAAFNFHEEGV comes from the exons ATGTTCACAATTAATCCGTTTGTCCAGGTGGACAAGGCAGTTGTGATGGTTTCTCTTGCCCTTCTCACGCAACTATTGTCACACCACTCATTCACACAATGCGCTGAAATAGGCTCCGAAATGGTGGCATGGGCAACATTGCCCATATTATTTAGACTGAGTTCTATATATCACCAATTTTCAATATATACCATTAACCAGGACCCTAATCAGGCGAGAGCTGGATCTTTGCTTTCAACACACCTCTGGTTAATTTCAGTCGGTGTATGCATATATTCTTGGTTCAAGTCAGAAATTGGGGTCCTACAAAGTTTC CCGATTTTATTTCCAGTACTGCTCATATCAGGAAAAATGTTCAAGTTCCGCACACACAGTTCGATAGGAAGGAgctctttctcctttctgACGGAAACCCTCCACGGGCCCTGCATCATCTCATTGCTGGGAACATTCAGTCTCGCATCCTCAGCGAACCTTGTTGAATGGGGCCTCTCATTAATCCCCTTAGCCTGTGTCCTAGGCATTTCCATCCTTATCCTGTCACAGCATGGACTAGACCTGCCTGGTTGCATTAATGTCGAGTTGACATCATTCCACCTCACTGCCAGAATTCTACCAATGTTGGCAGCGACAGTCGTGGCGGAAATAATCATATTCGGCTATTCCTGGGGACATCCCCTTAGCATACTTGCATCAGGCGCATTTAAGGCCCTTGCTTATTTCTTCACAATTCAGACA ATATACCATTCTTCTTGGAGTGCAGCTATCTTGATCGAAATCTTCAGCACTCTGTCCGCCAATAGCCCGGTCAGCCAGTCATCAGACCTCAGAGCGTTTTTGAACGTTGTCACCTCATTACTAGTACTTGCACAACTTACCCAAGTGCTTCCAGGTTATCTAAAGGGGCGATGGATTGTGTGGATATTTGGTCTCGTAGCGATTATTCCATACATCGCAAACATATGGACTATATATGCCATAAACAACACAATAGTCGAAGACCACCCCATCGCAGCATTGATGGATAAAGCCAGACTCGACTTCGAAGAGACTCTCCACAAGCAATCCCGCACATACGCAGCTGCATGCGACGAGTATCGCCTACGTTATAAGATCGAGCCACCACCTGGATTCAAGGATTGGTTCCTATATGCGTCTGCTCATCAGTCGCCGATAATTGACGATTACGATGCTATATACGACAGTATACTACCGTTATTGAAGTTAAGCGGAAAAGAGATCAACGATGACATTGTAAATGTGCGAAATCTGCCCGGTAATGAGCTTTGGACCTGTACGTTTTCCGGCAGCTCACGCAAAACAAAATGCTCGCATGATTTCCGCGTGCTTGATCGGGATATTCAACATACATTTGATACCTTACTTGAAAATATACCCGCTACTCTCCCTGACGTTACCTTCCTGGTCAATCATCTCGATGAGCCAAGGGTGATACCCCCACCACCGAACAATATCCATACCAGTCCGAGCTTAAAGGATCAGTCCAGGCAATCAACATGGGATACTATATCAGCTCCCTGCGCCTACCAACCCAACAGTACCCAGACCCAAGACCATCAACCCCCAGCCCAACCCCCAAACCTCCCATTCATCACCGATCCAAACCAAGCCAAAAACCTCTGCCTCCACCCAGAATACAGCACAAAGCACGGCATCTTCCTCAGCCCAACCTCCTTTCGCCCCATAACAGGCCTCCTCCCAATCCTCTCCACAggctccctctccaccatggccgacaTCCTCTACCCCAGTCCGGCCTACCTAGCACCGGACTTCCAATACACCCCCGAAAAAGACATCCCATGGCATCAAAAACAAAACACCCTCTACTGGGCCGGTTCTACAACCGGCGCCTTCGCCACAGGCACCAACGATTGGCACAATTTCCACCGCCAACGCTTTGTTAGCCTAGTCACAAATCCAGATCACCATCACAACAGCTACAGCTACCTCCACCAAACCCCAACCTCAATCTCCACACAAAAATCcaccttcctcaacaccCGCCTCTACACCATCTCATTCACCCGCATCTTCAACTGCTCGCCCGCCTCCTGCCGCGCCCAACGCCGCTTCTTCCACCCGCACACTTGGGCCGATAAAGACCAGGGTCTACAATCAAAACTTGTATTTGACCTAGATGGGAACGGAATTAGCGGGAGGTTTTATAGTCTGTTAGCGTCGAATTCAGCACCCCTGAAACAGACCCTGTTTAGAGAGTGGCATGACGAGAGGCTGTGGCCGTGGGTACATTACATCCCGGTTagtttggggatggaggaggtaccggaggtggtgaggtatTTTACGTCGAgtagggaggggagggagagggcggAGGAGATTGCGAAGAATGGGAAGGAGTGGTTTGGGAGGGCTTTTCGGGaggtggatttgggggtttgggtttggagggtgttgttggaggtggggagggtgggcGATCCGGGGAGGGCTGCATTCAATTTTCATGAGGAGGGAGTGTAA
- a CDS encoding MDR family MFS transporter (COG:U;~EggNog:ENOG410QE2K;~InterPro:IPR020846,IPR011701,IPR036259;~PFAM:PF07690;~SECRETED:SignalP(1-19);~TransMembrane:13 (n2-13c21/22o37-53i65-84o90-112i124-149o155-173i194-216o222-243i264-281o301-320i327-349o355-374i395-415o466-484i);~go_function: GO:0022857 - transmembrane transporter activity [Evidence IEA];~go_process: GO:0055085 - transmembrane transport [Evidence IEA]), which produces MLTLAAVLILSSIDMNIVATAVPSITDYFHTVTDVGWYSSAFRLCQCSFQFVFGKAYKLFSIKSVFLLANSISIAGSLLCGAASTSTMLVVGRAIAGLGSAGLLSGCFVILVQSTPLHKRPMFTGMMGAVEGLATLSAPLLGGAIVQSIDWRWCFYINAPLGAATLALTICCFSDPPKPSAIARMGLKQKITQLDLTSNLLFIPALTSIFLAVSWAGTKYSWTSGPVIAPLITFTILMAAFIYNQKRLGDASALPLRIMKRRSVIAGCIFIMCGNSTGNVLEYYLPTYYQVVRGYTPAKSGYMMLPIIIAGTVGALIHGFGTSAIGYYAPFMLFASLMMPAAAGLITTFKINTSFAELIIYTAFSGLAYGIGFSGPQNAVQTVLPVEDVPLGTSIMLFAQSFGPAVAIAVAQVLFVDQLSVNLRGLVSDIDGVGIENSGLSQLVADMSPAKTRDVLVAIDRSLIQTWYLVIGLACATMVGSLMIEWRSVKSRRD; this is translated from the coding sequence ATGCTCACCCTAGCTGCCGTTCTAATCTTAAGCAGCATAGACATGAACATCGTCGCCACAGCCGTACCTAGCATAACAGACTACTTTCACACTGTTACAGACGTCGGATGGTATTCCTCTGCATTCAGACTCTGCCAGTGTTCCTTCCAGTTTGTTTTCGGCAAGGCGTACAAGCTCTTCTCTATCAAGTCCGTCTTCTTACTTGCCAATTCCATCTCCATAGCAGGTTCGCTACTCTGCGGCGCCGCCAGTACCTCGACCATGCTGGTCGTAGGTCGGGCTATAGCTGGCCTAGGATCCGCAGGCCTTCTCTCCGGGTGCTTCGTTATCCTCGTACAATCAACTCCCTTACACAAACGACCCATGTTCACCGGCATGATGGGCGCCGTCGAAGGCCTAGCTACACTATCCGCACCACTTCTCGGCGGAGCCATCGTGCAGTCCATTGACTGGCGATGGTGTTTCTACATCAACGCACCTCTCGGTGCCGCTACCCTAGCACTGACCATATGTTGTTTCTCAGACCCGCCAAAACCCAGCGCCATCGCCCGGATGGGCCTCAAACAAAAGATCACGCAACTCGACCTGACAAGCAACCTCCTATTCATCCCAGCACTAACATCCATCTTCCTAGCCGTTTCCTGGGCCGGCACCAAGTACTCCTGGACCAGCGGCCCAGTAATAGCCCCTCTGATCACCTTCACCATCCTTATGGCCGCCTTCATCTACAACCAAAAACGCCTCGGAGACGCCTccgccctccccctccgcatCATGAAACGCCGCAGCGTCATCGCCGgctgcatcttcatcatgtgCGGCAACAGCACCGGCAACGTCCTCGAATACTACCTGCCCACCTACTACCAAGTCGTACGCGGATACACTCCCGCCAAAAGCGGCTACATGATGCTCccgatcatcatcgccggcaCCGTCGGCGCACTCATCCACGGCTTCGGAACCAGCGCTATCGGCTACTACGCCCCGTTCATGCTTTTCGCGTCGCTCATGATGCCCGCCGCCGCGGGCCTCATCACCACCTTCAAGATCAATACTAGCTTCGCGGAATTGATCATATACACTGCCTTCTCTGGCTTGGCCTACGGGATTGGTTTCTCCGGTCCGCAGAACGCTGTCCAGACGGTGTTGCCCGTGGAGGACGTGCCGCTGGGTACGTCAATCATGCTTTTCGCTCAGTCGTTTGGCCCCGCTGTGGCGATTGCTGTTGCGCAGGTCTTGTTTGTGGATCAGCTCTCGGTGAATCTGAGGGGGCTTGTGTCTGACATTGATGGGGTGGGTATCGAGAATAGTGGTTTATCACAACTTGTGGCAGATATGTCGCCGGCTAAGACGAGGGATGTTCTCGTGGCGATTGATAGAAGTCTTATACAGACCTGGTATTTGGTGATTGGACTCGCATGTGCCACGATGGTGGGGAGTTTGATGATTGAGTGGCGGTCGGTGAAATCGAGACGCGATTAG
- a CDS encoding uncharacterized protein (COG:S;~EggNog:ENOG410Q2VF): MSSGNDNNNNPNLLGGVGDTLGKTVGGLGDTVGSTVGGLGDTVGNTVGGLGQTAGGATQGLGKTVGGATEGLGNTTRGVGQSTGDILSSINGDRSGANADRK, translated from the exons ATGTCTTCTGGCAAcgataacaacaacaacc CGAACCTCCTTGGAGGCGTCGGCGATACCCTAGGAAAGACCGTGGGCGGACTCGGTGACACTGTTGGAAGCACTGTGGGAGGACTCGGAGACACTGTGGGAAACACTGTGGGCGGACTCGGTCAGACTGCCGGCGGTGCGACTCAGGGTCTTGGAAAGACTGTTGGCGGTGCCACTGAAGGCCTGGGCAACACAACCCGGGGCGTCGGACAGTCGACTGGAGACATCCTTAGCAGCATCAATGGCGACAGATCCGGTGCGAATGCTGATCGGAAGTAA
- the fgaCat gene encoding catalase easC (COG:P;~EggNog:ENOG410PHHM;~InterPro:IPR018028,IPR011614,IPR024708,IPR002226, IPR020835,IPR024711,IPR037060,IPR010582;~PFAM:PF00199,PF06628;~go_function: GO:0004096 - catalase activity [Evidence IEA];~go_function: GO:0020037 - heme binding [Evidence IEA];~go_process: GO:0006979 - response to oxidative stress [Evidence IEA];~go_process: GO:0055114 - oxidation-reduction process [Evidence IEA]) → MGKDDQPKTYRYNEKPIYTTSNGCPVMDPQAAQRVGRNGPLLLQDFHLIDLLAHFDRERIPERVVHAKGAGAFGEFEVTDDISDITVIDMLKGIGKKTKLFTRFSTVGGEKGSADSARDPRGFAIKFYTEEGNWDWVFNNTPVFFLRDPAKFPIFIHTQKRNPQTNLKDATMFWDYLSTHQEAVHQVMHLFSDRGTPYSYRHMNGYSGHTYKWIKPDGTFNYVQIHLKTDQGNKTFNNEEATRLAAENPDWHTQDLFDAISRGENPSWTCYVQVLSPEQAEKFRWSVFDLTKVWPQSEVPLRRFGKLTLNKNPENYFAEVEQAAFSPSHMVPGVEPSADPVLQSRLFSYPDTQRHRLSGNYEQIPVNCPLRSFSPWHRDGYMNVHGNYGANPNYPSTFRPYNYQPVKASQEHEKWAGSVVVEQLPVTDEDYVQANGLWQVLGRQPGQQDNFVHNVSSHLCAAHERVRKATYGMFHRVNPDLGARIEKATEAKADHSKSSRL, encoded by the exons ATGGGCAAGGACGACCAACCCA AGACCTACCGCTACAATGAGAAGCCCATCTACACCACCTCCAATGGCTGTCCA GTTATGGACCCCCAGGCTGCCCAGCGCGTTGGCCGCAACGGACCCCTTCTGCTTCAGGACTTCCACCTGATCGACCTCCTCGCACATTTCGACAGAGAGAGAATCCCAGAGCGTGTTGTCCACGCCAAGGGTGCTGGCGCCTTTGGTGAGTTCGAGGTCACCGATGACATCAGCGACATCACTGTCATCGACATGCTCAAGGGCAttggcaagaagaccaagctGTTCACTCGCTTCTCAAccgttggtggtgagaagggCTCTGCGGACAGCGCGCGTGATCCCCGTGGCTTCGCTATCAAGTTCTATACTGAAGAGGGCAATTGGGACTGGGtcttcaacaacacccctgtcttcttcctccgtgATCCCGCCAAGTTCCCCATCTTCATTCACACCCAGAAGCGCAACCCCCAGACCAACCTCAAGGATGCCACCATGTTCTGGGACTACCTTTCCACCCACCAAGAAGCTGTTCACCAGGTCATGCACCTCTTCAGTGACCGTGGCACGCCTTACTCTTACCGCCACATGAACGGCTACTCCGGCCATACTTACAAGTGGATCAAGCCCGACGGCACCTTCAACTACGTCCAGATCCACCTGAAGACCGACCAGGGCAACAAGACCTTCAACAACGAGGAGGCCACTCGCCTGGCGGCTGAAAACCCCGACTGGCACACCCAGGACCTGTTCGACGCCATCTCGCGTGGTGAGAACCCCTCATGGACTTGCTACGTCCAGGTCCTGAGCCCCGAGCAGGCCGAGAAGTTCCGCTGGAGCGTCTTTGACCTGACTAAGGTCTGGCCTCAGAGTGAGGTTCCTCTGCGCCGCTTCGGCAAGCTCACTCTGAACAAGAACCCCGAGAACTACTTCGCCGAGGTTGAGCAGgccgccttctccccctcgcACATGGTGCCGGGCGTGGAGCCCTCTGCCGACCCTGTCTTGCAGTCCCGCCTCTTCTCCTACCCTGACACCCAGCGCCACCGTCTGAGCGGCAACTACGAGCAGATCCCCGTCAACTGCCCGCTCCGCTCGTTCAGCCCCTGGCACCGTGATGGGTACATGAACGTGCACGGCAACTACGGAGCCAACCCCAACTATCCCTCCACCTTCCGTCCTTACAACTACCAGCCCGTGAAGGCTAGTCAGGAGCACGAGAAGTGGGCCGGTTCCGTCGTTGTTGAGCAGCTGCCCGTCACCGATGAGGACTATGTGCAGGCCAACGGCCTTTGGCAGGTCTTGGGTCGCCAGCCCGGCCAGCAGGACAACTTTGTCCACAACGTTTCCTCTCACTTGTGCGCCGCCCACGAGCGTGTTCGCAAGGCCACCTACGGCATGTTCCATCGTGTCAACCCCGATCTGGGTGCCCGCATCGAGAAGGCTACCGAGGCCAAGGCTGACCACTCCAAGTCTTCCCGTCTGTAA